The following proteins are co-located in the Plasmodium brasilianum strain Bolivian I chromosome 11, whole genome shotgun sequence genome:
- a CDS encoding hypothetical protein (conserved Plasmodium protein) — protein sequence MENAYRVRKQDDFVSINTLLSKLDLYNNNGIRKSEIRNIINKFILQYNSIDECEKKLVDIIKGCENYNCRQFQKYYLFITNIIKEVCHIELIPIIYNEILEEKNEEENTFYVSRDDYINTMEKKKNSEENFEVICEKVYKKYILVFIKILYYSSNMSSNLLKNLFNSLSYICVMISKYDSFSPPKENFSELIYRIFWNYFSKSFDLLNENYFSVDDEDDTSSSVFSEMLSDEYPFLYDDTNSCDFNEKNVPSNEKLGIAEKDNNVEKKKRKKEKKTIEKSKGVLDEKYATSEKPINLKKSDEPIYSSNYPISELNQTCKHKEEERNSTKKYNSNENSHGTIKQKEDNILEEANNNLKKNDSHAKVNKRLQTRSCDRENKKTKRENAKGEKKGIICNMGHVENTEKMEDKENSISKDDININSKGASENKNIENSSELITEKNKCIDEHTEKEQGKSEEKTVEKTVEKNVEKNVEKNVEKYEEKCAGKNEENNARKGEEKNTGKNGRKNVLPTLEEIKKENIMFVNIILNVYIYLFNIKNKKKFLFYHDNEITYDKFLLDNVEIVFTQIRSMISKIRNNLSESVIYFLRLIFLILLFLNNSAKKNIEDKFVIHKYKEKKKKKKVDEFLNNNKNSNNMYNFNLGNFQKVVTSTNEHHSVTMNKKKELVEHNRVKMEKVCSTNVLNSNSATIAISDTAATAATTTMINTNTANTTNTINTITTNTNTNNTNTTNKTSINNTYNNNDANSMKSIAFIFNSSDNNTISKGTSNNMNNSIYDNHFNNAHPEYIFNNSTFYQNNNSVLWNQANSTFNNNVSSDSITIIDNHSSSNINYGNLNNDYNYSILNNKTCNDHVNINNNYSCNMINNVMLYNPNAIVKSCTKDSANDSININYASAYNECGYSNIDNNMNNNYCNLSKDLNYMDFNSGLSNAVNDLSNNLYSNSLTNTDAFIGGNTPLINNTKNNLITFRDSPNELNNCRNYISCQVRSQINGYMNGCTNGNTNDCENEYTNSNANGNANNFANAYTNVYLNEYTNDCVNGYTGGNMNECTNGWKIENTTGNMTGYTPEYMTGCTNGYTTGNVNDWANGFSNSCNRESSNSPFISKPKEEYNAWNCEDNYILNCDYIKNNMKKSEYEMVVDVINNIYNTLFLETLDILLKCAESNFKDKNMVVVNRIFSCMLKSVEYCNELNKYKIYIFILSKIDKFIKSRRYEYNNSTLNNYNCYFLLNLIYTLFKYNKGERNIWYLLFEIHVNKIKRKINRKINALIGDDRNILNYLMNTDDIIRNQKNKHMPTKLLIYLLLRRNEKNKHVKSYQFRGSTNSSTNIFLENEIELMTLCDGKNFLINNIINFLLECCISNGYIIRYLSLRIFLMMTVLFIEFLRKKSLDFEEKLLKNYIVKTVYQNFFLCIFNVLKEPETNIYMYIKFRNLCTNILYMCSKLLSAKFLNEFYEKVICYNLFYLDHFYRNKVYYDSKEKMEYDNKILRNIYTLFIKNSKDLYLFSFMILYKNHRSFVNFKILKNILKISSNEIVVILNNLRVQSKMEEYHQDKREDSYVKEMEIDKLNGKLGNIEGDKVNYIDDNNIDNNANSSIDSDADKIAINDVVNSAHNDLHNSGDNNAGQSANNDTNDSGGRKAMPTPKKNNSNSSPADSEESTSSENKNTKNKIEPFELKNININDFFDKEFQAKQLSSEKNEEELKESVYKNYLFINIFYFEELKELDCYDNSYIYYIFSCIFCFLNIYVNRFVFCYNFIKNEKNNLNSYFYAERMFSGGSNNINSNDNNYSNNISRNVSGNNNNNNRNNANSNDTYSNHTYSKDKNNIDDSNNYSCNIDSEENKELILRDHKYVEDFILELLSLLRNYSQIVSLIEEHLININVEMLLKKKMKEKELLNLKNFKKIVILELQKFYFIFIKLLKILLLINKINGFSIRPFEFFFFKLIQSLDNRLIDINTKRLALKFLIYFSCKKKFEDIILRRINHFYSKMKNKKKKIYDFFSKKECNKKQEYVASPSMKKDTCDIYESAQMQRKQNDLDKKKSKKKDDLNEGKQHIQQYSQQKEQHEKKEEEAISQVKENDKKRASRKRTNNNSRRRQSTVKKSLDGENKLENISAPLVTEKKNTKNECGEEGKIDITKEEKNNEKTVFTNNENVSLNSCLKKEKMPSETKEQNKDSNKLDIKEDDAEGSNMKGTNTRGSDTKGNNSKGSNSKGSNSKGGNSKGSNSKGSNSKGSNTKSRKTKSNKDKGNDIDDIIFKDNKAQDNKLGSNNIEGNNEKGSNSKSSDSISSNLKNRNEKGSNSKGNNAKDINLEGNNMENNNIEDSNVKNNKVQDNNAESNNEKGNVEKGNNEKDSNAKGGNEKESNIKGSNLEGNIVEGSNEKDSSAKGKRTSKRRKCNTKEEETKKDKTCNEMVDVDTQKTNSLENNLIESGVKSEKEVSLNDAPDDNTVQVARRSRYGRKSGVNTKEKNFSILIEEEHELNRNNRRVSRSRSRNTVRSGGRIGKYTSKKGEIKCISGDGIIGIPFEEYNKISIDKNDDCQGINNSVTEKGVIEEKGGSVELLADIYSSTALKRMKVEEENSKYKNENSDGFKVRTICSNSNSGNNISTINRNISVNNNNNAATEVGKLSYYKKCRNLMSCKNYKLEKYYCESIELFLMSIFLIEKSSKFNDLDVFVDHYDKIKNIIDFCKTFHIEEGIDKILKYLFYYLSEMKNNKNFIYNMIKLIIKSILHIPQCKNSGTPFFFISFCCLFKSSKKKYLNKIIIQNFLIISAAYVNILRKKNFFRENNRIFLLNFNNKKNEKYEQKTEDRNDNSKKLSLSVVEDPIKEINDVINECKNVLPVQVTAEVQINNKVENSMKKGSSKNKTEKNDTKNQCTDKPSRSKKATNKDSTSRNPRTKRSNKKGENANNERGAQGMINNANGKGNGVNAQDVGNGANETNVSNCANMEGTNKTVNTRDERKDHNKYKKCKRSNNNSKSLHLLNIGPSVELMKLGDTFFFCLNKKEEKEFRDDLLFNLINLYINFLCSFYFYYLSFYEENYFILKNLIFIGINKVFRKRTSKKLSCFILSFVYILICLMLNVKIKKEFILIRSNDESGKMKEKIEKNEKKKSKIKKKHIIGGGKQLNSQRNESGRKVNNNSTGNNNDNRNINSNGSRNRNNNSNNNSNSNSNNNSNSNSNSNSNSNSNSNTTSSNNNISSNIIKSDHLGNSNNTYGEENNKDYRFNEGGEDNVLVKYLINLVDENRCKNINLMNKKKLRKGFKKVLNIKSSEHMENYYNYFPSKFFYKNKMDRRIEKIFLVKKRKKLFITNTFNIKENLKKVNNISNNILHTFIFTLLSEPVLFEKSNELSINNKFKRDIKKDNKHAKYNLLDYIIYCCFFIIFCKIKLIKRKRIHYYYRRSNGHNSKNVLRNLKMNSYIYNNKKKYSILQFYISVEILNLIFNNIKSFPFNSIKLIIDIFLNRAFLSLWVDRRDNQINKFQSLFYDFFCDIFYLQTDTFTELPYLIYQHQRAIHFLRLVSRSSVCKKKNILNNSLILEILNHCFPKEEYENLNNSYNKRNDDKKVIEKSHRTLRSKRNTIVT from the coding sequence ATGGAAAATGCATATAGGGTGAGGAAGCAAGATGATTTTGTAAGTATCAACACATTATTAAGCAAGTTAgatttgtataataataatggaataagaaaaagtgaaataaggaacattattaacaaatttattttacaatataattCTATTGATGAATGTGAGAAAAAGTTAGTAGATATAATTAAAGGTTGTGAAAATTATAACTGTAGacaatttcaaaaatattatttatttattacaaatataataaaagaagtaTGTCATATAGAATTAATCCCAATAATTTACAATGAAATATTagaagagaaaaatgaagaagagaATACTTTTTATGTTAGTAGAGATGATTACATTAATAcaatggaaaagaaaaaaaattcagaagaaaattttgaagTAATTTGTGAAAAGGTTTATAAAAAGTACATATTAGTATTTATTAAGATATTATATTACTCATCAAATATGTCTTCcaatttacttaaaaatttatttaattccttatcatatatttgtgtaatgATATCAAAGTATGATTCTTTTAGTCCTCCGAAAGAAAACTTCTCAGAacttatatatagaatattttgGAATTATTTTTCGAAAAGTTTTGACCTtcttaatgaaaattatttttctgttgATGATGAAGATGATACATCCTCTTCAGTTTTCAGTGAAATGTTAAGTGATGAATATCCCTTTTTATATGATGATACTAATTCATGCGATTTTaacgaaaaaaatgtacCAAGTAATGAAAAGTTAGGTATAGCAGAAAAGGACAATAAtgttgaaaagaaaaaaagaaaaaaagaaaaaaaaactattgaAAAATCGAAAGGAGTACTAGACGAAAAATATGCAACTAGCGAAAAACCTATAAATCTTAAAAAAAGTGATGAACCAATATATAGTAGTAATTACCCAATAAGTGAACTTAATCAAACATGTAAACATAAGGAAGAGGAGCGGAATAGcaccaaaaaatataacagtaaCGAAAACAGTCATGGTACTATTAAACAAAAGGAAGATAATATTTTAGAGGAAGCTAATaacaacttaaaaaaaaatgacagTCATGCGAAGGTGAATAAAAGGTTGCAGACTCGTAGTTGTGATAGGGAAAACAAAAAGACCAAAAGAGAAAATGCAAAAGGtgagaaaaaaggaattatttgtaatatgGGTCATGTTGAGAATAcggaaaaaatggaagacAAAGAAAATTCTATTAGTAAAGatgatattaatataaatagtaaGGGTGcaagtgaaaataaaaatatagagaatAGTAGTGAATTGATAACGGAAAAGAATAAGTGTATTGATGAGCATACAGAAAAGGAACAGGGAAAATCTGAGGAAAAAACTGTGGAAAAAACTGTGGAAAAAAATGTGGAAAAAAATGTGGAAAAAAATGtggaaaaatatgaagaaaaatgtGCAGGAAAGAATGAGGAAAATAATGCAAGAAAGGGTGAGGAAAAAAACACTGGAAAAAATGGGAGGAAAAACGTTCTACCAACTctagaagaaataaaaaaagagaacatAATGTTTgttaacataattttaaatgtatatatatacctatttaatatcaaaaataaaaaaaagttcctATTTTATCACGATAATGAAATTACatatgataaatttttactGGACAATGTCGAAATTGTATTTACTCAAATAAGGAGTATgataagtaaaataagaaataatttaagcGAATCGGTAATCTACTTTTTaagattaatttttttaatcctcttatttttgaataattcagctaagaaaaatatagaagaCAAATTTGTGATTCATAagtataaggaaaaaaaaaaaaaaaaaaaagtagatgAGTTCCtgaataacaataaaaatagtaacaatatgtataattttaatttaggGAATTTTCAAAAGGTTGTAACAAGTACAAATGAACACCATTCCGTTACaatgaataaaaagaaagaactTGTGGAGCATAACAgagtaaaaatggaaaaagtgTGTAGTACCAATGTACTAAATAGTAACAGTGCTACTATTGCCATATCTGATACTGCCGCTactgctgctactactactatgaTTAATACTAATACTGCTAATACTACTAATACTATTAATACGATTACTACTAATACTAATACTAATAATACTAACACCACTAATAAAActagtattaataatacttacaataataatgatgcGAATTCTATGAAGAGcattgcttttatttttaacagcAGTGATAATAACACAATCAGTAAAGGTACcagtaataatatgaataactCAATTTATGATAACCACTTTAATAATGCACATCcagaatatatattcaataataGTACTTTTTATCAGAATAACAATAGTGTCCTTTGGAATCAAGCTAACAGTACGTTTAATAATAACGTTTCCTCTGACAGTATTACTATAATTGATAACCATAGCAGCTCGAACATTAACTATggaaatttaaataatgattacaattatagtattttaaataataagacATGTAATGaccatgtaaatataaacaataattATAGTTGTAATATGATAAATAACGTTATGTTGTATAACCCTAATGCCATTGTAAAAAGCTGCACAAAAGACAGTGCGAATGATAgcataaacataaattatgCTAGTGCATATAATGAATGCGGTTATAGTAACATTGATAACAAcatgaataataattattgtaaCCTAAGCAaagatttaaattatatggaTTTTAATAGTGGCCTAAGTAATGCTGTTAATGACCTCagtaataatttatactCTAACAGTTTGACTAATACCGATGCTTTTATAGGAGGTAACACCCCTctcataaataatacaaaaaataatctcATTACTTTTAGAGATAGTCCCAATGAGTTAAATAATTGTAGGAACTATATTAGCTGTCAGGTAAGAAGTCAGATTAATGGTTACATGAACGGCTGTACGAATGGTAACACGAATGACTGTGAGAATGAATACACGAATAGCAACGCCAATGGAAACGCGAATAACTTTGCGAATGCGTACACGAATGTATACTTGAATGAATATACTAATGACTGCGTGAATGGCTATACAGGAGGAAACATGAATGAATGCACGAATGGATGGAAAATTGAAAACACGACTGGAAACATGACTGGTTATACGCCTGAATATATGACTGGTTGCACTAATGGATACACTACTGGCAACGTGAATGACTGGGCGAATGGATTCTCTAACAGCTGTAACCGTGAGAGCAGTAATTCCCCTTTCATAAGTAAACCTAAAGAGGAATATAATGCATGGAATTGCGAagataattatatacttaattgtgattatataaaaaataatatgaaaaagagTGAATATGAAATGGTAGTGGATgtgataaataatatatataatacattatttttagaaaCGTTAGATATTTTACTCAAATGTGCAGAAAGCAATTTTAAGGATAAAAATATGGTTGTTGTTAATAGAATATTTTCATGTATGTTGAAAAGTGTTGAATATTGTAATGagctaaataaatataaaatatatatatttattttaagtaaaattgataaatttattaaaagtagaagatatgaatataataattcgACGTTGAACaattataattgttatttcttgttaaatttaatatataccttatttaaatataataagggAGAAAGGAATATATGGTATTTATTGTTTGAAatacatgtaaataaaattaaaagaaagatAAATAGGAAAATTAATGCTTTAATAGGTGATGATAGGAACATACTCAATTATTTGATGAATACAGATGATATTATTAGAAACcagaaaaataaacatatgccTACAAAATTGTTGATTTATCTTTTGTTaagaagaaatgaaaaaaataaacacgTCAAATCTTATCAGTTCAGAGGTAGTACTAATAGTAGTACTAACATCTTCTTAGAAAATGAAATTGAATTGATGACTCTATGTGATGGAAAGAACTTccttataaataatattataaacttTTTACTAGAATGCTGCATAAGTAATGGGTACATTATAAGATACTTGAGCttgagaatatttttaatgatgaCTGTATTATTTATCGAATTTTTAAGGAAGAAATCTTTAGACTTTGAAGAGAAgctgttaaaaaattatatagtgAAAACGGTTTATCAGAATTTCTTTCTATGTATTTTCAATGTTCTAAAAGAACCAGAAacgaatatttatatgtatataaaatttcgaaatttatgtacaaatatattatatatgtgctcTAAACTTTTATCAGCTAAATTTTTGAatgaattttatgaaaaagtCATTTGCTATAACTTATTTTATCTTGACCACTTTTATCGaaataaagtatattatgattcaaaagaaaaaatggaatatgataataaaattttaagaaatatatacaccttatttattaaaaattcaaaggatctttatttattttcttttatgatTCTGTATAAAAATCACAGAagttttgtaaattttaaaatattaaagaacattttaaaaatatcgtCAAATGAAATTGTAGTGATATTGAATAACTTACGTGTGCAAAGTAAAATGGAGGAATATCATCAGGACAAACGAGAGGACAGTTATGTGAAGGAAATGGAAATTGATAAACTGAACGGGAAGCTGGGTAATATTGAGGGCGATAAGGTGAATTATATTGATGATAACAATATAGATAATAATGCAAACAGCAGTATAGATAGTGATGCTGACAAAATTGCAATTAATGATGTTGTTAACAGTGCACACAATGATCTACACAATAGTGGAGATAATAATGCTGGACAGAGTGCAAACAATGACACAAACGATAGTGGGGGTAGGAAGGCAATGCCCACCCCAAAGAAGAATAACAGTAACAGCAGTCCTGCGGACTCAGAAGAATCTACAAGCAGTGAGAATAAGAATACAAAGAACAAAATAGAGCCCTTTGAACTAAagaatataaacataaatgacTTCTTTGACAAGGAATTTCAAGCAAAACAGTTGTCAAGtgagaaaaatgaagaagagcTGAAAGAATCGGTGtataagaattatttatttataaacattttttatttcgaaGAACTAAAAGAACTTGATTGTTATGataattcttatatttattacatttttagctgtattttttgctttctaaatatatatgtaaatcgATTTGtcttttgttataattttattaaaaatgagaaaaataacCTCAATAGCTATTTTTATGCCGAGCGTATGTTTAGTGGCGGTAGTAACAACATTAATAGTAACGACAATAACTACAGTAATAATATCAGTAGAAATGTcagtggtaataataataataataacaggaATAACGCCAATAGTAACGACACGTATAGTAACCACACCTATAGTAAGgataagaataatattgATGATAGCAATAACTACAGTTGTAATATTGACAGTGAGGAAAATAAAGAGTTGATATTGAGGGACCACAAATATGTGGAAGATTTCATATTAGAGCTCCTATCTTTATTAAGAAATTACTCGCAAATAGTGAGCTTAATTGAGGAgcatttaattaatataaatgtagaaATGCTACTAAAGAAGAAgatgaaagaaaaagaattgtTGAAcctaaaaaattttaaaaaaatagttattcttgaattacaaaaattttattttatctttataaaattattaaaaattttactgttaataaataagattAATGGCTTTTCTATAAGACCAtttgagttttttttttttaagttgaTACAGTCTTTGGACAATCGTTTAATTGATATAAACACAAAAAGGCTTGCTCTGAAATtcttgatatatttttcttgtaaGAAAAAGTTTGAAGATATTATACTAAGAAgaataaatcatttttattcgaaaatgaaaaataaaaaaaaaaaaatttatgattttttttcaaaaaaggaGTGTAATAAAAAGCAGGAATATGTTGCTTCTCCTTCAATGAAGAAAGATACCTGCGATATTTATGAAAGTGCGCAAATGCAAAGGAAGCAAAACGAtttggataaaaaaaaatccaaGAAAAAGGATGATTTAAACGAGGGAAAGCAGCACATTCAGCAGTATTCTCAGCAGAAGGAACAGCATGAAAAGAAGGAAGAAGAAGCGATCTCTCAGGTAAAGGAAAATGACAAGAAACGTGCTAGTcgaaaaagaacaaataataatagtcgAAGAAGACAGAGTACTGTGAAAAAATCATTAGACggtgaaaataaattagagaACATTTCCGCTCCTTTAgtaacagaaaaaaagaatacaaaaaatgagTGTGGAGAAGAAGGTAAAATAGATATTacaaaagaagagaaaaataatgaaaaaactgtttttacaaataatgaaaatgtatCGTTAAATAGttgtttaaaaaaggaaaaaatgccCAGTGAGACAAAAGAACAGAATAAAGATAGTAATAAATTAGACATAAAAGAGGATGACGCTGAAGGTAGTAACATGAAGGGTACTAACACGAGGGGAAGTGACACGAAAGGTAATAATTCAAAAGGAAGTAACTCAAAAGGAAGTAACTCAAAAGGAGGTAACTCAAAAGGAAGTAACTCAAAAGGAAGTAACTCAAAAGGCAGTAACACAAAAAgtagaaaaacaaaaagtaaTAAGGACAAAGGAAATGACATAGATGACATTATCTTTAAAGATAATAAAGCACAAGACAATAAGTTAGGAAGTAATAACATAGAAGGTAATAACGAAAAAGGTAGTAATTCCAAAAGTAGTGATTCAATAAgtagtaatttaaaaaataggaacGAAAAAGGTAGTAACTCTAAAGGCAATAATGCAAAAGATATTAACTTGGAAGGAAATAACATGGAAAACAATAACATAGAAGATAGTAacgttaaaaataataaagtgcAAGACAATAACGCAGAAAGTAATAACGAAAAAGGTAACGTCGAAAAAGGCAATAACGAAAAAGATAGTAACGCAAAAGGAGGTAACGAAAAAGAGAGTAACATAAAAGGTAGTAACTTAGAAGGAAATATTGTAGAAGGTAGTAACGAAAAAGATAGTAGCGCTaaaggaaaaagaacaagcaaaagaagaaaatgcaACACGAAAGaagaagaaacaaaaaaggataaaactTGTAATGAAATGGTTGATGTAGACACACAGAAGACGAACTCTTtggaaaataatttaatagaaAGCGGTGTTAAGTCTGAAAAGGAAGTAAGTCTGAACGATGCTCCTGATGACAACACTGTGCAGGTAGCAAGGAGAAGTAGGTATGGAAGGAAAAGTGGTGTAAacacaaaagaaaaaaatttcagtATTCTTATTGAGGAGGAACATGAACTGAATAGGAATAATAGAAGAGTGagtagaagtagaagtagaaATACAGTAAGATCTGGAGGTAGGATAGGGAAATATACTTCTAAAAAAGGAGAGATTAAATGTATTAGTGGTGACGGTATCATTGGGATTCCTTTTGaggaatataataaaatatctattgataaaaatgatgacTGTCAAGGAATTAACAATAGTGTAACGGAAAAGGGGGTGATTGAAGAAAAAGGAGGTTCAGTTGAACTTTTGGCTGATATATATAGTTCTACAGCATTAAAAAGGATGAAAGTGGAAGAGGAAAattctaaatataaaaatgagaaCAGCGATGGATTTAAAGTTCGGACCATTTgtagtaacagtaatagtggtaataatataagtaccatcaatagaaatattagtgttaacaataataacaatgcAGCCACTGAGGTAGGCAAGTTGagttattataaaaagtgCAGAAACTTAATGAGCtgtaaaaattacaaattagAAAAGTACTACTGCGAAAGCATAGAGCTGTTTTTGATGAGCATCTTCCTTATTGAAAAAAGTTCAAAGTTTAATGATTTAGATGTGTTTGTAGAtcattatgataaaataaaaaatataattgatTTCTGCAAAACATTTCATATTGAAGAAGGAAtagataaaattttaaaatatttattttattatttaagtgaaatgaaaaataacaaaaactttatttataatatgatCAAACTAATAATTAAGTCCATTTTGCACATACCTCAATGTAAGAATTCGGGaactccttttttctttatatccTTTTGTTGCCTATTTAAAAGTTCGAAGAAGAAATAccttaacaaaataattattcaaaaCTTTCTTATTATTAGTGCAGCATATGTcaatatattaagaaaaaaaaatttctttagaGAAAATAATCGCATATTTTTGctaaattttaataacaaaaaaaatgagaaatatgAACAGAAAACTGAAGACAGAAATGATaacagtaaaaaattatcctTGTCCGTAGTAGAAGATCCTATTAAAGAAATCAATGATGTGATAAATGAATGTAAAAACGTGTTACCTGTGCAAGTAACAGCTGAGGTAcagataaataataaagtagaGAACTCtatgaaaaaaggaagtaGCAAGaacaaaacagaaaaaaacgATACAAAAAATCAGTGTACTGATAAACCATCGAGAAGTAAGAAGGCTACCAATAAAGATTCTACCAGTAGAAATCCTAGAACGAAAAGAAGCAACAAGAAAGGGGAAAATGCAAATAACGAAAGAGGTGCTCAAGGAATGATCAATAATGCCAATGGTAAAGGTAACGGAGTAAACGCGCAAGACGTGGGAAATGGTGCAAATGAGACAAACGTGAGTAATTGTGCAAATATGGAAGGCACTAATAAAACTGTAAACACGCGTGATGAAAGGAAAgatcataataaatataaaaaatgtaaaagaagtaataataatagtaagaGTTTGCATTTACTAAATATAGGACCATCGGTTGAATTAATGAAGTTAGGagatactttttttttttgtcttaataaaaaagaggagAAGGAGTTCAGAGATGacttactttttaatttaattaacctatatataaacttcttgtgctctttttatttctattatttaagtttttacgaagaaaattatttcattcttAAGAATCTTATATTTATAGGAATAAATAAAGTGTTTCGGAAAAGAACAAGTAAGAAACTGTCatgtttcattttatcatttgtGTATATTCTAATATGCCTTATGTTAAAtgtcaaaataaaaaaggagttTATATTAATACGAAGTAATGATGAATCAggtaaaatgaaagaaaaaattgagaagaatgagaaaaaaaagagtaaaataaagaaaaagcacATCATTGGAGGAGGAAAGCAGTTGAATTCACAGCGTAATGAGAGTGGCAGAAAGgtcaataataatagcactggtaataataatgacaatCGTAATATCAATAGTAATGGCAGTAggaatagaaataataatagcaataataatagcaatagtaatagcaataataatagcaatagtaatagcaatagtaatagcaatagtaatagcaaCAGCAACACTACtagtagcaataataatataagcaGTAATATCATCAAGAGTGATCACCTTGGCAATAGTAACAATACTTATGGCGAAGAAAATAACAAAGATTACAGGTTTAATGAGGGTGGTGAAGACAACGTTTTAGTAAAATACTTAATTAATTTAGTTGATGAGAATagatgtaaaaatataaatttaatgaataaaaagaaattaagaaAAGGTTTTAAAAaggttttaaatataaaaagtagtGAACATATGGagaattattacaattattttccaagtaaatttttttataaaaacaaaatggacAGAcgtattgaaaaaatatttcttgtaaagaaaagaaaaaaattatttataacaaatacttttaatataaaagaaaatttaaaaaaagtaaacaatatttctaataatatattgcatacatttatatttacacttTTATCCGAACCTGTATTGTTTGAAAAAAGTAATGAATTgtctataaataataaatttaaaagggatataaaaaaagataataagcatgcaaaatataatttattagactacattatatattgttgtttttttataatattttgtaaaattaaattaattaaaagaaagaggattcattattattacaggAGGAGTAACGGACACAACAGCAAAAATGTTTTGAGAAATTTAAAGATGAactcatacatatataataataaaaaaaaatattccataCTTCAGTTTTATATATCAGTTGAAATTCTTAATTTAATCttcaataatattaaatcttttccatttaattctattaaattaattattgatatatttttaaacagGGCTTTTTTATCCTTATGGGTAGATAGAAGAGAcaatcaaataaataaatttcaaagtttattttatgattttttttgtgatatattttatttacagaCAGACACATTTACAGAATTaccttatttaatttatcaaCATCAAAGAgctatacattttttaaggTTAGTTTCTCGTTCATCagtttgtaaaaaaaagaacattcTTAATAATTCGCTTATTTTGGAAATACTAAATCATTGTTTCCCTAAGGAGGagtatgaaaatttaaacaattcctataataaaagaaacgACGACAAAAAAGTAATTGAGAAATCACATAGGACGTTAAGAAGTAAAAGGAACACAATTGTAACTTAA